The following coding sequences are from one Geodermatophilus normandii window:
- a CDS encoding DUF4397 domain-containing protein yields MTRTSRVLTVVAVTAAVAGLPVTTAAAAEDGLLRLAHLSPDTPAVDVYVDSVADPAAAQVFPAVGYGTVSEYQPVPPGTYAISMRGAGADPASPPVLSTTVQVDADSAHTVAGVGPFADLGLAVLEDDLTPPPAGSARLRVIAAAAGAQTLDVAVPGGPAVATDLAFADATGYVDVPAGATSVTVTPEGGEATDLPLEVAAGSVYSVLVLDRPGGGLTVRAALDAASPGVVPTGGVEAGGGGTAGASSLPLATAAAGVVLAGGAGLFLLTTAARAPGRHAAERRRR; encoded by the coding sequence GTGACCAGGACGAGCCGGGTCCTCACGGTGGTGGCCGTGACGGCGGCCGTCGCCGGGCTGCCCGTGACGACGGCCGCCGCGGCCGAGGACGGCCTGCTCCGGCTGGCGCACCTGTCCCCCGACACCCCCGCCGTCGACGTCTACGTCGACTCGGTCGCCGACCCCGCCGCCGCCCAGGTGTTCCCCGCGGTCGGCTACGGCACGGTCTCGGAGTACCAGCCGGTGCCACCCGGTACCTATGCGATCAGCATGCGCGGAGCCGGCGCCGACCCGGCCAGCCCGCCGGTGCTGTCCACGACGGTGCAGGTCGACGCGGACAGCGCGCACACGGTCGCCGGTGTCGGGCCCTTCGCCGACCTGGGTCTGGCGGTGCTCGAGGACGACCTGACCCCGCCGCCGGCGGGCAGCGCGCGGCTGCGGGTCATCGCCGCGGCGGCCGGTGCGCAGACCCTCGACGTCGCGGTCCCGGGCGGGCCCGCGGTCGCCACCGACCTCGCCTTCGCCGACGCCACGGGCTACGTCGACGTCCCCGCGGGCGCCACGTCGGTCACCGTGACCCCCGAGGGTGGCGAGGCCACCGACCTGCCCCTGGAGGTGGCAGCCGGCTCGGTGTACAGCGTGCTGGTGCTCGACCGCCCCGGGGGCGGGCTGACCGTCCGGGCCGCGCTGGACGCCGCGAGCCCCGGCGTGGTGCCGACCGGCGGGGTCGAGGCCGGCGGGGGCGGCACGGCGGGCGCCTCGTCCCTCCCGCTCGCCACCGCGGCCGCGGGCGTCGTGCTCGCCGGCGGCGCCGGGCTGTTCCTGCTCACCACGGCGGCCCGGGCCCCCGGGCGGCACGCCGCCGAGCGCCGACGCCGGTGA
- the ccrA gene encoding crotonyl-CoA carboxylase/reductase, protein MDEIRDAILADQLADIGGLPVPESYRAVLVRKDEQDMFAGMPAKEKDPRKSLHVEEVPTPELGPGEAIVAVMASSVNYNTVWTSIFEPVSTFGFLERYGRQNDLTKRHDLPYHVVGSDLAGVVLKVGPGVNRWKPGDEVVAHCLSVELEDPAGHDDTMMDPQQRIWGFETNFGGLAELALVKSNQLMPKPAHLSWEEAAAPGLVNSTAYRQLVSRNGAGMKQGDVVLIWGASGGLGSYATQMALNGGAIPVCVVSSPEKADIVRTMGAELVIDRSAEGYRFWKDEQTQDPKEWQRFGKRIRELTGGDDVDIVFEHPGRETFGASVYVAKKGGTIVTCASTSGYMHSYDNRYLWMNLKRIVGSHFANYKEAWEANRLIDKGLIHPTLSKTYAMEDVGQAAYDVHHNLHQGKVGVLTLAPEEGLGVKDAEKREKHLSAINRFRGV, encoded by the coding sequence GTGGACGAGATCAGGGACGCCATCCTCGCCGACCAGCTGGCCGACATCGGCGGGCTGCCGGTGCCGGAGTCCTACCGGGCGGTCCTCGTCCGCAAGGACGAGCAGGACATGTTCGCCGGCATGCCGGCCAAGGAGAAGGACCCCCGCAAGTCCCTCCACGTGGAGGAGGTCCCCACCCCGGAGCTCGGCCCCGGGGAGGCGATCGTGGCCGTGATGGCGTCGTCGGTGAACTACAACACCGTCTGGACGTCGATCTTCGAGCCGGTCAGCACCTTCGGGTTCCTGGAGCGCTACGGCCGGCAGAACGACCTCACCAAGCGGCACGACCTGCCCTACCACGTGGTGGGCTCGGACCTGGCCGGCGTCGTCCTGAAGGTGGGTCCGGGCGTGAACCGGTGGAAGCCCGGCGACGAGGTCGTGGCCCACTGCCTGTCGGTGGAGCTGGAGGACCCGGCCGGCCACGACGACACGATGATGGACCCGCAGCAGCGGATCTGGGGCTTCGAGACCAACTTCGGCGGCTTGGCCGAGCTCGCGCTGGTCAAGTCCAACCAGCTGATGCCCAAGCCCGCGCACCTGTCCTGGGAGGAGGCGGCCGCCCCCGGGCTGGTCAACTCCACCGCCTACCGGCAGCTGGTGTCGCGCAACGGCGCGGGCATGAAGCAGGGCGACGTCGTCCTGATCTGGGGCGCCTCCGGCGGCCTGGGCTCCTACGCGACCCAGATGGCCCTCAACGGCGGCGCCATCCCCGTCTGCGTCGTGTCCAGCCCCGAGAAGGCCGACATCGTCCGCACGATGGGCGCCGAGCTGGTCATCGACCGCTCCGCCGAGGGCTACCGGTTCTGGAAGGACGAGCAGACCCAGGACCCGAAGGAGTGGCAGCGCTTCGGCAAGCGGATCCGCGAGCTCACCGGCGGCGACGACGTCGACATCGTCTTCGAGCACCCCGGCCGGGAGACCTTCGGCGCATCCGTCTACGTCGCCAAGAAGGGCGGCACGATCGTCACCTGCGCCTCCACCAGCGGCTACATGCACTCCTACGACAACCGCTACCTGTGGATGAACCTCAAGCGGATCGTCGGGTCGCACTTCGCCAACTACAAGGAGGCGTGGGAGGCCAACCGGCTCATCGACAAGGGCCTGATCCACCCGACCCTGTCGAAGACCTACGCCATGGAGGACGTCGGGCAGGCCGCCTACGACGTCCACCACAACCTCCACCAGGGCAAGGTCGGCGTGCTGACCCTCGCCCCCGAAGAGGGCCTCGGCGTCAAGGACGCCGAGAAGCGCGAGAAGCACCTGTCCGCGATCAACCGCTTCCGCGGCGTGTAG